One Hordeum vulgare subsp. vulgare chromosome 4H, MorexV3_pseudomolecules_assembly, whole genome shotgun sequence DNA window includes the following coding sequences:
- the LOC123450041 gene encoding uncharacterized protein LOC123450041, giving the protein MAARRVLLLLAAAAVALLAAPQAATARPCGRAQTLLISFSSFSRPNPDPADPSPLTTTVVTVLRVRRLGPHRFHPHHDHLQIRRPAEPLHAAVAVGTPETDAEAASSSFQERAKDILVVVSGLLFGFGCGALTAASMYLVWSLVASTGAAGPYEELYSDDEDEDDVSDDGAESPKKAGYVIIHGAEDVVAAGKN; this is encoded by the coding sequence ATGGCCGCCCGCCgcgtgctgctcctcctcgccgccgccgcggtGGCCCTCCTCGCGGCGCCCCAGGCGGCGACCGCCCGCCCCTGCGGCCGCGCGCAGACGCtgctcatctccttctcctccttctcccgccCCAACCCGGACCCGGCCGACCCGTCGCCCCTCACCACCACCGTCGTCACCGTCCTCCGCGTCCGCCGCCTCGGCCCGCACCGCTTCCACCCCCACCACGACCACCTCCAGATCCGCCGCCCCGCCGAGCCCCTCCACGCCGCCGTGGCCGTCGGCACCCCAGAGACCGACGCCgaagccgcctcctcctccttccaggAGCGCGCCAAggacatcctcgtcgtcgtctcgGGCCTGCTCTTCGGGTTCGGCTGCGGCGCCCTCACCGCCGCATCCATGTACCTCGTCTGGTCCCTCGTCGCCTCCACCGGCGCCGCCGGCCCCTACGAGGAGCTCTacagcgacgacgaggacgaggacgacgtcTCCGACGACGGCGCCGAGAGCCCCAAGAAGGCCGGCTACGTCATCATCCACGGAGCCGAGGACGTCGTCGCCGCCGGTAAGAACTAG